One region of Armigeres subalbatus isolate Guangzhou_Male chromosome 3, GZ_Asu_2, whole genome shotgun sequence genomic DNA includes:
- the LOC134221567 gene encoding uncharacterized protein LOC134221567 yields the protein MKREPKLAVILQAKIKDYVKNGYIRKFSSAEVKQPKSRVWYLPIFPVCNPNKPGKIRIVWDAAAKTQGVSLNAMLLKGPDQLTSLNSVLQTFRERKVAICGDIREMFHQTLIAAEDQDCQRFLWKERTTDTEPSTYVMQVMTFGASCSPSCAQYAKNLNAKEHEGQFAAAAEAITKKHYVDDMLASVETEDEAIKLALDVRYVHAQAGYEMRNWLSNSPIVLKALGVDSTGEMSLNITSEVATEKILGMWWCTTTDTFTYKLSPKHDRMLLAGMRKPTKREMLRTLMAIFDPLGLISNLLILLKILLQEIWRSGISWDEEIPDTLNDKWEHWLLILPQVQSIRIPRCYRTTTSLGDSTKVQLHTFVDASEYGYAAAVYLRFEENGYVECSIVSAKAKVAPLRFISISSLELQAAVIGARLAEAIVHSLSFNIEERIYWTDSRDVLCWIRSDHRRYSQFVAFRVSELLETTTVSSWRWVGTKDNVADDATKWNRKPDLESNSRWIRGPDFLWKDPESWPKESFHNNSTKEELRAHLNYHAATITQVIDLNYYGTWRKLLRVTAMVFRYISNLRETVAQQTRNNNALSMAELQRASVYLYKQVQIEAYSEEIAILASGKREIAKASPIFNFTPFLDELGVLRMQGRIGNCEYASMDTKNPIVLPKDHHVTRLIVLDYHVKYHHCNNETVVNEIRQLYHIPKIRVLCKSVRASCQQCKNQRAVPNPPLMGNLPAARLAAFARPFSYVGVDYFGPISVAVGRRLEKRWGVLITCLTIRAIHVEIAHSLNADSCIMALRNFMARRGVPIRIFSDRGTNFVAGSKELEAALKNMDQDQVIREIVSPHTDWEFIPPASPHMGGSWERLVRSVKVNLQKMKPQRNPTDESLRNILIEIEHTVNSRPLTFVPAEDFDVDLCAERFRGFDGYVCALYDNRANKL from the exons ATGAAACGAGAACCTAAGCTAGCAGTGATTTTACAGGCAAAAATCAAGGACTATGTCAAGAATGGTTATATTCGTAAATTTAGTTCGGCCGAAGTAAAACAGCCGAAATCTCGAGTGTGGTATCTCCCAATATTTCCTGTTTGTAACCCAAATAAACCCGGGAAGATAAGGATTGTGTGGGATGCAGCTGCTAAAACTCAAGGTGTATCCCTTAATGCTATGCTCCTTAAAGGGCCAGACCAGTTAACATCCCTAAACTCTGTGCTACAAACATTCCGTGAAAGAAAGGTGGCCATTTGCGGAGACATCCGTGAAATGTTTCACCAAACACTCATCGCTGCTGAAGATCAGGACTGTCAACGCTTTCTTTGGAAAGAGAGAACAACCGATACGGAGCCCAGTACATATGTCATGCAGGTTATGACGTTTGGTGCATCTTGTTCGCCAAGTTGTGCACAGTATGCAAAAAATTTGAACGCAAAGGAGCACGAAGGACAGTTTGCTGCGGCAGCTGAAGCGATTACGAAGAAGCATTATGTGGACGATATGCTTGCCAGCGTTGAAACGGAAGATGAAGCGATCAAACTAGCATTAGATGTGAGGTACGTGCACGCTCAAGCTGGCTACGAGATGCGAAATTGGCTTTCTAACTCTCCAATTGTTCTCAAAGCATTGGGCGTAGATAGCACAGGCGAGATGAGTCTCAATATTACCTCCGAAGTAGCAACCGAAAAAATCCTGGGCATGTGGTGGTGTACAACAACCGATACGTTTACTTATAAGCTTTCTCCGAAACACGATCGTATGTTACTAGCTGGAATGCGGAAACCAACAAAACGGGAGATGTTACGCACGTTAATGGCAATTTTCGATCCATTAGGACTGATTTCCAACCTTCTCATTCTGTTGAAAATTCTTCTGCAGGAGATCTGGCGTTCAGGAATAAGTTGGGATGAAGAAATTCCAGATACACTCAACGATAAGTGGGAGCACTGGTTACTGATTCTTCCCCAGGTACAGTCTATTAGAATCCCACGATGTTATCGCACTACAACAAGCTTAGGAGACAGCACAAAAGTTCAATTACACACGTTTGTAGATGCCAGCGAGTATGGTTACGCTGCTGCCGTCTACCTTCGTTTCGAAGAGAATGGCTATGTGGAATGTTCAATCGTCTCAGCAAAAGCAAAAGTAGCACCGCTGAGGTTCATCTCTATTTCCAGTTTAGAATTGCAGGCTGCAGTTATAGGTGCCAGACTGGCGGAAGCAATAGTACACTCTCTTTCGTTCAACATAGAAGAACGAATCTACTGGACGGACTCCCGAGATGTTCTGTGTTGGATTCGATCGGATCACAGACGTTACTCACAATTCGTTGCATTTCGGGTTAGCGAACTATTGGAAACAACTACGGTTTCGAGCTGGCGGTGGGTTGGAACGAAGGACAATGTTGCTGACGATGCGACCAAATGGAACCGAAAGCCTGATCTCGAAAGCAACAGCAGATGGATTAGAGGACCAGATTTTCTTTGGAAAGACCCTGAAAGTTGGCCGAAAGAATCGTTTCACAACAATAGCACGAAAGAGGAATTGAGAGCCCATCTTAACTATCACGCCGCTACAATAACTCAAGTAATTGATTTGAATTATTACGGAACGTGGAGAAAACTTCTTCGCGTCACAGCGATGGTATTTCGTTACATAAGTAATCTTCGGGAAACTGTCGCACAGCAGACACGAAACAACAATGCGCTATCCATGGCAGAACTACAAAGAGCATCAGTTTATCTCTACAAACAGGTGCAAATCGAGGCATATTCTGAGGAGATCGCGATTCTTGCAAGCGGTAAACGAGAAATAGCGAAAGCTAGTCCTATATTCAACTTCACACCATTCTTGGACGAGCTAGGAGTATTACGAATGCAAGGGAGAATTGGCAACTGTGAATATGCTTCAATGGATACAAAAAATCCTATCGTTCTGCCGAAGGATCACCACGTTACAAGACTCATTGTACTAGACTACCACGTCAAGTATCATCATTGCAATAATGAAACGGTGGTCAACGAGATACGTCAACTCTATCACATTCCAAAAATAAGAGTTCTGTGCAAAAGTGTAAGAGCAAGCTGTCAACAGTGTAAAAACCAACGAGCAGTACCAAACCCTCCGTTGATGGGCAATCTTCCAGCAGCGAGACTTGCGGCTTTCGCTAGACCATTTTCGTATGTCGGGGTTGACTATTTTGGCCCGATTTCTGTGGCAGTTGGACGAAGACTCGAGAAGCGATGGGGGGTACTGATAACATGTCTAACAATACGAGCTATTCATGTGGAAATTGCGCATTCTCTAAATGCCGACTCGTGTATCATGGCTCTGAGGAACTTTATGGCTAGGCGAGGTGTACCAATACGTATTTTCAGCGATAGAGGCACGAATTTCGTAGCAGGTAGTAAAGAACTCGAAGCAGCATTGAAAAACATGGACCAAGACCAGGTGATACGGGAGATTGTAAGCCCTCACACTGATTGGGAATTTATTCCCCCTGCCTCTCCACACATGGGAGGAAGTTGGGAGCGATTAGTGCGGTCCGTCAAAGTCAACCTGCAGAAGATGAAACCTCAACGTAACCCGACAGATGAATCATTGCGCAACATACTAATCGAAATTGAACATACTGTCAATTCGCGTCCTCTGACGTTTGTTCCTGCCGAGGACTTCgatgtagacctgtgcgccgaa CGATTTAGAGGTTTTGATGGGTATGTTTGTGCCCTGTATGACAATAGAGCTAATAAGCTGTAG